One part of the Methylobacterium mesophilicum SR1.6/6 genome encodes these proteins:
- a CDS encoding methyl-accepting chemotaxis protein, which produces MTPTSDHRPPAGLRAPWRELAHVKLSHKLAAVMALVVLAVGALSALSFFDTRESALEDRALMTKRLTEVTHSLLAHYEALATAGQMPLPEAQKAALSAITALRFGQEDYFFVLDTEGRLVANAFNAKNVGKQVQDQTDVPGGKRYFAEMVETAKRDGSGFVEYLKPRPGGTVPVEKIASVQLFKPWGWIVATGLYLDDVHAAVRARALTNALWAAGLALPVLALLALIGNSLSRPIVRLTAAMRGLVGGDLSAAVPDRARGDEVGAMARAVQVFKEALIAKRDAEAAAVAENAAKMRRARVLDEITARFDAQVSTLTQGLSSASVEMEATAREMTRTAARTTEQSGRVAAVSQQTSGNVQTVAAASEEMAASIHEIAARVAQSSMMADRASTDVARTNELMQVLSRGTDQISEVMGLIAGIAGQTNLLALNATIEAARAGEAGKGFAVVAGEVKALAAQTAKATETIAGQIAAIQSETRNAVESMRAIGGTIDEMRTVALGVAAAMEEQGAATSEIVRNVTQAAEGTRAVSTDIADVRAAAGETGAASGQVLSAAQELARCSTSLGQEVTTFLAAVKAA; this is translated from the coding sequence ATGACCCCCACATCAGACCACCGCCCGCCCGCCGGACTCCGCGCGCCGTGGCGCGAACTCGCGCACGTGAAGCTGTCCCACAAGCTCGCCGCCGTGATGGCCCTGGTGGTGCTGGCCGTGGGCGCCCTGAGCGCCCTGAGCTTCTTCGACACCCGCGAGTCGGCGCTCGAGGACCGCGCACTGATGACGAAGCGCCTGACGGAGGTCACCCACAGCCTGCTGGCGCACTACGAGGCGCTCGCGACCGCGGGCCAGATGCCGCTGCCCGAGGCGCAGAAGGCCGCCCTGTCGGCGATCACCGCCCTCCGGTTCGGCCAGGAGGATTACTTCTTCGTCCTCGATACCGAGGGCCGGCTCGTCGCCAACGCCTTCAACGCCAAGAATGTCGGCAAGCAGGTGCAGGACCAGACCGACGTCCCGGGCGGCAAGCGCTACTTCGCCGAGATGGTCGAGACCGCCAAGCGCGACGGGTCCGGCTTCGTCGAGTACCTGAAGCCGCGCCCGGGCGGGACGGTGCCGGTGGAGAAGATCGCCAGCGTCCAGCTCTTCAAGCCGTGGGGCTGGATCGTGGCCACGGGCCTCTACCTCGACGACGTGCACGCGGCGGTGCGCGCCCGCGCGCTGACCAACGCCCTCTGGGCCGCGGGCCTCGCGCTCCCGGTCCTGGCCCTGCTCGCGCTCATCGGCAACAGCCTGTCGCGCCCGATCGTGCGCCTCACCGCGGCCATGCGCGGCCTCGTCGGCGGCGACCTGTCGGCCGCCGTCCCGGACCGGGCGCGCGGCGACGAGGTCGGCGCCATGGCCCGCGCGGTCCAGGTCTTCAAGGAGGCGCTGATCGCCAAGCGCGACGCCGAGGCGGCCGCGGTCGCGGAGAACGCCGCGAAGATGCGCCGCGCCCGGGTGCTCGACGAGATCACCGCCCGCTTCGACGCGCAGGTGAGCACGCTCACGCAGGGTCTGTCGTCGGCCTCCGTCGAGATGGAGGCCACCGCCCGGGAGATGACCCGCACGGCCGCGCGCACCACCGAGCAGTCCGGGCGCGTGGCCGCCGTCTCGCAGCAGACCTCGGGCAACGTCCAGACCGTCGCGGCGGCGAGCGAGGAGATGGCGGCCTCGATCCACGAGATCGCGGCCCGCGTGGCACAATCCTCCATGATGGCCGACCGGGCGAGCACGGATGTCGCCCGGACGAACGAACTCATGCAGGTCCTGTCCAGGGGGACGGATCAGATCAGCGAGGTGATGGGCCTGATCGCCGGGATCGCCGGCCAGACCAACCTGCTCGCCCTCAACGCGACCATCGAGGCCGCCCGGGCGGGCGAGGCCGGCAAGGGTTTTGCCGTGGTGGCGGGCGAGGTGAAGGCGCTGGCGGCGCAGACCGCCAAGGCCACGGAGACGATCGCCGGCCAGATCGCGGCGATCCAGAGCGAGACACGCAACGCCGTCGAGTCCATGCGGGCGATCGGGGGCACGATCGACGAGATGCGCACGGTCGCGCTGGGCGTGGCCGCCGCCATGGAGGAGCAGGGCGCGGCGACGAGCGAGATCGTCCGGAACGTCACGCAGGCGGCCGAGGGGACGCGGGCGGTCAGCACCGACATCGCCGACGTGCGGGCGGCCGCCGGCGAGACCGGTGCGGCCTCGGGCCAGGTCCTGAGCGCGGCCCAGGAATTGGCGCGGTGCTCCACGAGCCTCGGCCAGGAGGTGACGACCTTCCTGGCGGCGGTGAAGGCCGCCTGA
- a CDS encoding cytochrome P450, which translates to MPDATLLDQVKDFANRANPYPVYAKLREDPVSRQDDGTDEGTWVAATHGTIASLLQDPRVSSDTLPPADRPRTGNPLTDLIVKPLKDWMMDRHRVFIFRDPPDHDALRSAVMHQFSRERVQAMRTRSDRLVADLLNEKCGAREIDAVDDLAYPLPVTVICELFGVPREDEPKFHGWATQLATALEPDSLSDPETRAKNSRTFDAIGGYMGDLIREKRKHPQDDMLSGLANHATPAGVKMGDYDLIATSILMLVAGHETTVNLITNGLLTLLRHPGELERLRGDPLRAPRLIEELLRYEPPVQFRTRRTLSPIDIAGVTIPEGADLVLLLAAGNRDEAVFPDPDRFDPDRTGIRHLGFGGSLHYCVGAPLARFEAEAALTALAARLKAPRLIEDPPPYRQGAALRGPEHLRVAIDGIA; encoded by the coding sequence ATGCCCGACGCCACGCTCCTCGACCAGGTCAAGGATTTCGCCAATCGGGCGAACCCCTACCCGGTCTATGCCAAGCTGCGGGAAGACCCGGTCTCACGCCAGGACGACGGCACCGACGAAGGAACCTGGGTGGCTGCAACCCACGGCACCATCGCGAGCCTGCTGCAGGATCCGCGGGTCAGCTCCGACACCCTACCTCCGGCCGACCGTCCGCGCACCGGCAACCCGCTCACCGACCTGATCGTCAAGCCGCTCAAGGACTGGATGATGGACCGTCATCGGGTCTTCATCTTCCGCGACCCGCCGGACCACGACGCCCTGCGTTCGGCCGTGATGCACCAGTTCAGCCGCGAGCGCGTCCAGGCGATGCGGACCCGCTCCGACCGGCTCGTCGCCGATCTGCTCAACGAGAAATGCGGCGCCCGGGAGATCGACGCCGTCGACGACCTCGCCTACCCGCTTCCCGTCACCGTGATCTGCGAGCTGTTCGGCGTCCCGCGGGAGGACGAGCCGAAATTCCACGGCTGGGCGACGCAACTCGCCACGGCCCTCGAGCCCGACAGCCTCTCCGATCCCGAGACCCGCGCGAAGAACAGCCGGACCTTCGACGCGATCGGTGGCTACATGGGCGACCTGATCCGGGAGAAGCGCAAGCACCCGCAGGACGACATGCTCTCGGGGCTCGCCAACCACGCCACCCCGGCGGGGGTGAAGATGGGCGATTACGACCTGATCGCCACCTCGATCCTCATGCTGGTGGCCGGTCACGAGACCACCGTGAACCTGATCACCAACGGCCTTCTCACCCTGCTGCGGCACCCGGGCGAACTGGAGCGCCTGCGCGGGGACCCGCTCCGCGCGCCGCGGCTGATCGAGGAATTGCTGCGTTACGAGCCGCCGGTGCAGTTCCGGACCCGCCGGACGCTGTCGCCCATCGACATCGCGGGGGTCACGATCCCCGAGGGCGCCGACCTCGTGCTGCTGCTGGCAGCCGGCAACCGCGACGAGGCGGTCTTTCCGGACCCGGACCGGTTCGATCCGGACCGCACGGGGATCCGCCATCTCGGCTTCGGCGGCAGCCTGCACTATTGCGTCGGGGCGCCGCTCGCCCGGTTCGAGGCCGAGGCGGCGCTCACCGCCCTGGCCGCGCGACTGAAGGCGCCGCGCCTCATCGAGGATCCGCCGCCCTACCGGCAGGGCGCAGCCTTGCGCGGGCCGGAGCACCTTCGGGTGGCGATCGACGGAATCGCCTAA